The proteins below are encoded in one region of Pontibacter deserti:
- a CDS encoding metallophosphoesterase family protein, which translates to MDKKKKKTRIAAIGDIHVRDTDKGKWTDFFKDVSADADVLLICGDLTDHGRASEAEILSQELRACSIPVVAVLGNHDYDHNENDAIRTVLAQAGVNMLDGDMIVLEGVGFAGVKGFGGGFNRAMLAMFGEPMMKQFVQEAVDESLKLDGALSRLETEHPDVPKIAVLHYAPIAATIEGEPEAIYPFLGSSRLAEPLERRQVLAAFHGHAHVGTLEGETAKGVKVFNVAKPLLQKLDKPIPYYVLEV; encoded by the coding sequence ATGGATAAAAAAAAGAAGAAAACGCGCATTGCCGCTATTGGTGATATACATGTGCGTGATACTGACAAAGGCAAATGGACAGATTTTTTTAAAGACGTGTCGGCTGATGCGGATGTGCTCCTTATTTGTGGAGACCTGACGGACCATGGACGGGCTTCGGAAGCTGAGATTCTGAGCCAGGAGCTAAGAGCCTGTTCTATACCTGTAGTAGCTGTGCTTGGCAACCATGATTATGACCACAACGAAAACGATGCTATCAGAACGGTACTGGCCCAGGCTGGGGTAAATATGCTGGACGGCGACATGATCGTGCTGGAAGGTGTGGGCTTTGCCGGTGTAAAAGGCTTTGGTGGTGGTTTTAACCGTGCTATGCTGGCCATGTTTGGCGAACCCATGATGAAGCAATTTGTACAGGAAGCCGTAGATGAATCGTTGAAGTTAGATGGAGCTCTGTCACGCCTGGAAACGGAGCACCCGGATGTGCCTAAAATAGCGGTACTGCACTATGCGCCAATTGCGGCAACTATAGAAGGCGAGCCGGAAGCCATTTATCCTTTCCTTGGCTCCTCGCGTTTGGCAGAGCCACTGGAGCGCAGGCAGGTGTTGGCTGCTTTTCACGGGCATGCCCACGTAGGTACTTTAGAAGGCGAAACTGCCAAAGGAGTGAAGGTATTTAACGTAGCCAAACCACTCTTACAGAAGCTGGATAAGCCCATCCCGTATTATGTACTGGAAGTATAA